From the Lathyrus oleraceus cultivar Zhongwan6 chromosome 4, CAAS_Psat_ZW6_1.0, whole genome shotgun sequence genome, one window contains:
- the LOC127074177 gene encoding asparagine--tRNA ligase, chloroplastic/mitochondrial: MATRPLRIAKPYSYAAYAFLSLHLNTSTPKPSFHRPFPLPSSPFSSRNRRLFCSATLPSTNTVPQFRKKLKVADVKSEQFDSLGNTLVLQGWVRTLRLQSSVTFLEINDGSCLSNMQCVLDSEVEGYDQVESGLVTTGASVWVQGVVVKSQGAKQKVELKLNKIVVVGKSDPSFPIQKKRVSREFLRTKAHLRARTNTFGAVARVRNALAYATHKFFQENGFVWVSSPIITASDCEGAGEQFCVTTLIPNSHETTDSPVDAIPKMKDGLIDWSQDFFGKPAFLTVSGQLNAETYATSLSDVYTFGPTFRAENSHTSRHLAEFWMIEPELAFADLNDDMACATAYLQFVIRHILDNCKEDMEFFNSWIDKGIIDRLSNVAEKDVLQITYTEAVDLLSRAKKKFEFPVKWGCDLQSEHERYITEEAFGGCPVIIRDYPKDIKAFYMRQNDDGKTVAAMDMLVPKIGELIGGSQREERLEHLEARLDDLKLNKDAYWWYLDLRRYGSVPHAGFGLGFERLVQFATGMDNIRDVIPFPRTPGSAEF, encoded by the exons ATGGCCACAAGGCCGTTACGCATTGCAAAACCATACAGTTACGCCGCATATGCTTTTCTCTCACTTCATCTCAATACTTCAACACCTAAACCTTCCTTTCACCGTCCATTTCCTCTTCCATCTTCCCCCTTCTCCTCCCGAAACCGCCGTCTCTTCTGCTCCGCTACTCTTCCTTCCACCAACACGGTTCCGCAATTCCGGAAGAAGCTCAAGGTCGCCGATGTTAAATCCGAGCAATTCGATAGCCTCGGTAACACCCTCGTCCTTCAGGGATGGGTTCGCACTCTTCGCCTTCAGAGTAGCGTCACTTTCCTCGAG ATTAACGATGGTTCGTGCCTTTCTAACATGCAATGTGTGTTGGACTCTGAGGTTGAGGGTTATGATCAG GTAGAATCTGGATTGGTAACCACTGGTGCATCTGTTTGGGTGCAAGGAGTTGTGGTTAAGAGCCAAGGAGCAAAACAGAAAGTGGAATTGAAGCTTAACAAAATAGTAGTG GTTGGCAAGAGTGATCCGTCTTTTCCCATCCAAAAGAAACGAGTCAGCAGAGAATTTTTAAGAACAAAAGCACATCTTCGTGCAAGGACAAATACTTTTGGCGCA GTTGCAAGGGTTAGGAATGCATTGGCCTATGCTACACACAAGTTCTTCCAAGAAAATGGGTTTGTATGGGTCTCAAGTCCTATTATCACAGCTTCAGATTGTGAGGGAGCTGGTGAACAGTTTTGCGTTACTACCTTG ATACCAAATTCCCATGAAACCACTGATTCTCCGGTTGATGCTATTCCAAAAATGAAGGATGGATTAATTGACTGGTCACAA GACTTTTTTGGAAAACCAGCATTTTTGACTGTTTCAGGCCAACTTAATGCGGAAACCTATGCTACTTCTCTTTCTGAT GTGTATACATTTGGTCCCACATTTCGAGCAGAAAATTCTCACACTTCTAGGCACTTGGCTGAATTTTGG ATGATTGAGCCGGAGCTTGCATTCGCTGATCTAAATGATGACATGGCCTGTGCAACTGCCTATCTCCAATTTGTT ATAAGGCACATTCTTGATAACTGCAAGGAAGACATGGAGTTTTTTAATTCATGGATTGACAAAGGAATCATTGATCGATTGAGT AATGTAGCAGAGAAAGATGTGTTGCAAATAACTTACACTGAAGCGGTAGATCTGCTGTCACGAGCAAAAAAGAAATTTGAATTCCCG GTGAAATGGGGCTGTGATCTGCAGAGTGAACATGAGCGTTATATAACTGAAGAGGCATTTGGTGGGTGCCCTGTTATAATCAGAGACTATCCAAAG GATATTAAGGCATTCTATATGCGACAGAATGATGATGGAAAGACAGTTGCAGCCATGGACATGTTGGTTCCAAAG ATTGGTGAACTTATTGGTGGAAGCCAAAGAGAAGAGCGACTTGAGCATTTAGAAGCTCGTTTAGATGATTTAAAGTTGAATAAGGATGCATATTGGTGGTATCTTGATTTGCGTCGATATGGATCAG TTCCTCATGCTGGCTTTGGTTTGGGTTTTGAAAGACTTGTCCAGTTTGCAACAGGAATGGATAATATAAGAGACGTGATTCCTTTTCCTAGAACACCTGGCTCGGCCGAGTTCTAA